From one Pecten maximus chromosome 8, xPecMax1.1, whole genome shotgun sequence genomic stretch:
- the LOC117333695 gene encoding stress response protein NST1-like isoform X1 has product MIKRYVRTREYGFTEDVTAVLTQYLMDNELELPSEEDFKLKWQTMRGSKGIVQLQKDKETEKRKRMVVEEDLSKEERKRMVVEEELSKEERKRMKLEDELETEKNEKETEKRKRMGVEKDLSTERRKRMKLEDEKIELEKIINEYMPRSQ; this is encoded by the exons ATGATTAAACGGTACGTCAGGACAAGAGAGTACGGTTTTACAGAAGATGTTACAGCTGTCCTCACCCAGTACCTCATGGATAATG AGCTTGAGCTTCCAAGTGAAGAGGACTTTAAGTTGAAGTGGCAAACCATGAGAGGTAGTAAAGGAATAG TGCAACTACAAAAGGATAAGGAAACAGAGAAACGTAAAAGGATGGTAGTGGAGGAGGATTTATCAAAAGAGGAACGTAAAAGGATGGTAGTGGAGGAGGAGTTATCAAAAGAGGAACGTAAAAGGATGAAACTGGAAGATGAATTAGAGACAGAGAAAAATGAAAAGGAAACAGAGAAACGTAAAAGGATGGGAGTGGAAAAGGATTTATCAACAGAGAGACGTAAAAGGATGAAACTGGAGGATGAAAAGATAGAACTGGAGAAAATTATTAACGAATATATGCCGAGGTCACAGTAA
- the LOC117333695 gene encoding caldesmon-like isoform X2 has product MIKRYVRTREYGFTEDVTAVLTQYLMDNELELPSEEDFKLKWQTMRVQLQKDKETEKRKRMVVEEDLSKEERKRMVVEEELSKEERKRMKLEDELETEKNEKETEKRKRMGVEKDLSTERRKRMKLEDEKIELEKIINEYMPRSQ; this is encoded by the exons ATGATTAAACGGTACGTCAGGACAAGAGAGTACGGTTTTACAGAAGATGTTACAGCTGTCCTCACCCAGTACCTCATGGATAATG AGCTTGAGCTTCCAAGTGAAGAGGACTTTAAGTTGAAGTGGCAAACCATGAGAG TGCAACTACAAAAGGATAAGGAAACAGAGAAACGTAAAAGGATGGTAGTGGAGGAGGATTTATCAAAAGAGGAACGTAAAAGGATGGTAGTGGAGGAGGAGTTATCAAAAGAGGAACGTAAAAGGATGAAACTGGAAGATGAATTAGAGACAGAGAAAAATGAAAAGGAAACAGAGAAACGTAAAAGGATGGGAGTGGAAAAGGATTTATCAACAGAGAGACGTAAAAGGATGAAACTGGAGGATGAAAAGATAGAACTGGAGAAAATTATTAACGAATATATGCCGAGGTCACAGTAA